In the genome of Carnobacterium viridans, one region contains:
- the argJ gene encoding bifunctional ornithine acetyltransferase/N-acetylglutamate synthase — translation MMATDITQPIQKIHILEDGHVTSPKGFTAGGVHTGLRKKTLDFGWIHSVVPATAAGVYTLNSFQAAPLKLTKKHVDTAKKIQTIVVNSGNANSCTGEDGMKKAHATAELVAKEKGIEEHLVAIASTGIIGVPLPFEPIKKGVQYLNDPLCQNVSDFERAILTTDIETKHIAVEFEIDGKHITVGGAAKGSGMIHPNMATMLGFITTDAVVDSKSLEEALKATTDKTFNMITVDGDSSTNDMVLALANGTQGNTLLNQDHPQWTVFLEGFQYVCKTLAKSIARDGEGATKLIEVEVIEAKTAEVAQAVAKSVISSNLVKTAMYGSDANWGRIITAIGYSNQKIEPEHVKVSIGDTVVVEKGIGVPFDEEAVMLTLVKDDVKLIIDLQQGQHSATAWGCDLTYDYIRINSSYRT, via the coding sequence ATGATGGCAACAGATATTACGCAACCTATACAAAAAATTCATATTCTAGAGGATGGGCATGTTACGTCTCCAAAAGGTTTTACGGCAGGAGGTGTACATACTGGTCTACGAAAAAAAACTCTTGATTTTGGATGGATCCATTCAGTGGTACCTGCTACTGCGGCAGGGGTCTACACATTAAATAGTTTTCAAGCAGCTCCACTGAAACTGACCAAAAAGCATGTAGATACAGCAAAAAAAATCCAGACAATCGTAGTGAATTCTGGAAATGCTAATTCTTGTACGGGTGAAGACGGTATGAAAAAAGCACACGCAACAGCGGAATTGGTTGCAAAAGAAAAAGGTATTGAAGAGCATTTAGTAGCCATTGCTTCTACTGGAATCATCGGCGTTCCTCTACCATTTGAACCGATAAAAAAAGGTGTTCAGTACCTAAACGATCCGCTTTGTCAAAATGTATCCGATTTTGAACGGGCTATTTTAACAACGGATATTGAAACGAAGCATATTGCGGTGGAATTTGAGATTGATGGAAAACACATTACTGTTGGGGGAGCTGCAAAAGGCTCGGGTATGATCCACCCTAATATGGCAACGATGCTTGGTTTTATTACCACAGATGCTGTTGTAGATAGCAAAAGCTTAGAAGAAGCATTGAAAGCAACGACGGATAAGACTTTTAACATGATTACAGTTGATGGAGACTCGAGTACAAATGATATGGTACTTGCGTTAGCCAATGGAACACAAGGCAATACTCTTTTAAATCAAGATCACCCACAATGGACAGTGTTTTTGGAAGGCTTTCAATATGTTTGCAAAACGCTTGCTAAGTCGATTGCACGTGATGGAGAGGGTGCTACCAAATTAATCGAAGTAGAAGTAATCGAAGCAAAAACAGCTGAAGTGGCTCAAGCTGTGGCCAAATCAGTTATTTCATCGAATTTAGTAAAAACAGCCATGTACGGATCAGATGCCAATTGGGGAAGAATTATCACAGCAATAGGATACAGCAATCAAAAAATTGAGCCGGAACACGTAAAAGTTTCGATTGGCGATACAGTAGTGGTTGAAAAAGGGATTGGTGTTCCTTTCGATGAAGAAGCTGTTATGCTTACGCTAGTGAAGGATGATGTCAAGCTGATCATTGATTTACAACAAGGTCAACATTCAGCAACAGCATGGGGCTGTGATCTAACCTATGATTACATTCGAATCAATTCATCCTATCGGACATGA